In Beijerinckia indica subsp. indica ATCC 9039, the genomic window ATTGGTATTCACTGGCTGGAGGCCTGTTGATCGGCCTCTCAGCAGCCCTGCTTCTGCTGCTTAATGGACGCATCGCCGGGATCAGCGGCATTATCGGCCGGCTACTTGGCGGAGACCATCTTCCAGCCAATGGCGCCTTTCTCATTGGCCTGATCCTCGGACCTCTGGTCTTCAAAGTGTTTTTCGGCCATGCGCCGGATGTCACGATCACCGAGCCTTGGCCCCTGCTGATCGTCGCCGGGCTCCTGGTCGGCTTCGGTACACGCTTGGGATCGGGCTGCACCAGCGGCCATGGCGTTCTGGGTCTTGCGCGATTGTCCCCGCGTTCCTTCGCCGCCGTCGTCACCTTCCTCATCGCAGGCATTCTCACGGTCTTCCTTCTCAGAAAGTTCGGCCTATGAACAACCAGCTTGCTCGCATCCTGTCCGCCCTCGCCTGCGGCACCGTCTTCGGTTTCGGCCTTGCTCTTTCCGGCATGCTCAATCCGGTGCGCGTTCAGGGTTTTCTCGATCTTTTCGGTGCATGGGACCCAAGCCTGGCTTTCGTGCTCGGTGGCGCCGTGATCGTCGCCTTCATCGGGGTCACCCTCGCGCGGCGCCTGAAACATCCGATCTTCGAATGGACCTTCTATCTGCCGACCACCAAAAGAATCGACAAGCCACTTCTGTTTGGCTCAGCGATTTTCGGCATCGGCTGGGGATTGGGAGGGTTGTGCCCTGGTCCAGCCATAGCATCCCTGTCGCTGGGTCTCTGGCAGACACCCCTTTTCGTTCTCGCCATGGCCATTGGTATGGTCATCCACGACCGATTCTACAAAGGCGGCTCGCGCTGACAGCGCGTTTCTTCATGGTTCAAGCCTCTAGCTCCGCGCCTTAATGTGCGGAGCCTTCTCTTAAAGATTATTCCTTGCCGATTGTGCCTTGCGAATTGTGCCTTGACGG contains:
- a CDS encoding YeeE/YedE family protein yields the protein MSSYWYSLAGGLLIGLSAALLLLLNGRIAGISGIIGRLLGGDHLPANGAFLIGLILGPLVFKVFFGHAPDVTITEPWPLLIVAGLLVGFGTRLGSGCTSGHGVLGLARLSPRSFAAVVTFLIAGILTVFLLRKFGL
- a CDS encoding YeeE/YedE family protein; translation: MNNQLARILSALACGTVFGFGLALSGMLNPVRVQGFLDLFGAWDPSLAFVLGGAVIVAFIGVTLARRLKHPIFEWTFYLPTTKRIDKPLLFGSAIFGIGWGLGGLCPGPAIASLSLGLWQTPLFVLAMAIGMVIHDRFYKGGSR